One region of Armigeres subalbatus isolate Guangzhou_Male chromosome 3, GZ_Asu_2, whole genome shotgun sequence genomic DNA includes:
- the LOC134220653 gene encoding protein kish produces MSAIFNFQSLLSVILLAICTCAYLRSLFPSFIDRNKTGMMGIFWKLARIGERKSPWVGLACVLMAASILFYT; encoded by the exons ATG AGCGCGATATTTAATTTCCAAAGTTTGCTTTCGGTGATCCTTCTGGCTATCTGCACTTGTGCTTATCTACGGTCCCTGTTCCCCTCATTCATTGATAGAAACAAAACTGG AATGATGGGAATCTTTTGGAAACTGGCGCGAATTGGTGAACGAAAATCTCCTTGGGTAGGACTGGCTTGCGTTCTGATGGCGGCCTCGATATTATTTTACACGTAA
- the LOC134225886 gene encoding U3 small nucleolar RNA-associated protein 15 homolog, protein MSKFKQTNAQIYAKTATVLSPDTVYWKKLGVPTLVKEFGAIDYIDFSPVEPYQFAVTASVRVQIYNPVTKLVVKNISKFQEGAHGGSYRNDGKLLVAGDDQGKVRVFDVNTKSILRIFDGHKAPVHRTFFNADRHHVSSFSDDKTVRYWDIATEKHIKTFSEHSDYIRAGCTSPVSPNIIVSGGYDKKINMYDTRTKEKVLSLDNGSPVESLIFLPSGGIFISAGGTSVNVYDALAGGRKIAQLSQHHKTITCLQLASEGKRLLSGSLDRHVKIYDIATYQVVHTIDNSNAVLSLGVSKNDDTLVTGMVDGLIAIHRRDVDKDKDGEMKKFRQSKARARYDNIFQSADEQIVEFRHDRIEQYDRMLRKYEYSKALDRVMLPSVMGKTPEKTVALIKELIRRKGLDRALTGRTHAFLVRFINFLVRNIGDYRFTPALVDAANILLDVYEADFEQFAGTEVGKILINLSRRLKKEEQIISDFLEVQGLLEMISAAADVNQAVNEDDEAEWALDEELQPSVNAQKQAVINID, encoded by the exons ATGTCCAAGTTCAAACAGACCAACGCGCAAATTTACGCGAAAACTGCAACGGTGCTCTCGCCGGATACGGTTTACTGGAAGAAATTGGGG GTGCCCACATTAGTGAAAGAATTCGGAGCAATCGATTACATCGACTTTAGTCCAGTGGAACCTTACCAGTTCGCAGTTACAGCTTCGGTGCGCGTTCAAATTTACAATCCTGTGACGAAATTGGTGGTGAAGAATATCTCCAAATTCCAAGAAGGCGCTCATGGTGGTTCATACAGAAATGATGGAAAATTGCTGGTGGCCGGCGACGACCAGGGCAAAGTGCGCGTTTTCGATGTCAATacaaaatcgattttaagaATATTTGATGGACACAAAGCACCGGTTCATCGAACCTTTTTCAACGCAGATCGACATCACGTGAGCAGTTTTTCAGACGACAAAACCGTTAGATACTGGGATATTGCTACGGAGAAGCATATCAAAACCTTTTCCGAACATTCGGATTATATTCGTGCAGGTTGCACCAGCCCAGTGAGTCCTAACATAATTGTGTCGGGAGGTTATGATAAAAAGATCAACATGTATGACACGAGGACCAAGGAAAAAGTACTGTCCCTCGACAATGGTAGTCCCGTGGAATCGCTTATATTCCTGCCTAGCGGAGGTATTTTTATCAGTGCAGGTGGAACTTCTGTTAACGTTTACGATGCGCTTGCCGGAGGAAGGAAGATCGCCCAGTTGTCACAGCATCATAAAACTATAACATGCCTGCAACTGGCTAGCGAAGGTAAACGGCTTCTTTCCGGGAGTCTGGATCGACACGTGAAGATCTATGATATTGCGACCTACCAAGTGGTGCATACGATCGATAATTCCAACGCTGTATTGAGCTTGGGCGTTTCTAAAAATGACGATACACTTGTAACTGGGATGGTAGACGGTTTGATAGCCATACATCGGCGGGATGTggataaagataaagatggtgaaatgaagaaattTCGACAATCTAAAGCTAGAGCAAGATATGACAACATTTTCCAGTCTGCTGATGAGCAAATTGTCGAATTTCGACACGATCGGATAGAGCAGTATGATCGGATGTTAAGGAAATACGAGTACTCGAAAGCTTTGGATAGAGTTATGCTACCAAGCGTGATGGGAAAAACGCCCGAAAAAACGGTAGCTCTTATAAAGGAACTTATTCGTCGCAAAGGATTAGACAGAGCCCTCACAGGCAGAACGCACGCGTTTCTTGTTCGTTTCATTAATTTCCTCGTGCGTAACATTGGAGATTATCGGTTTACCCCAGCTTTAGTTGATGCAGCCAACATCCTCTTGGACGTGTATGAAGCTGATTTCGAACAATTCGCTGGAACTGAGGTCGGTAAGATCTTGATTAATCTTTCGAGGCGGCTGAAAAAGGAAGAGCAGATCATTAGCGATTTCCTCGAGGTGCAGGGGCTTCTAGAGATGATTTCCGCCGCGGCTGATGTCAACCAGGCGGTCAATGAAGACGACGAAGCAGAGTGGGCGTTGGACGAAGAACTTCAACCTTCAGTTAATGCACAGAAGCAAGCTGTTATCAATATCGATTGA